DNA sequence from the Novosphingobium sp. KACC 22771 genome:
CGCAAGATGCAGCGCCCAGTCCGACAGCGCCTGCGCCACGGTAAAGGGCGAGAGCCCGCCCGTGACCCCGGCAATGGCGGCGAAGGAGGCCCGATCGAGATTCCGGGCCATCCCTTCGAGCGGATCGGCGGCCTCATGGGTCGTTAGCAGGTCGTTCATGGGTGAACTCCTTTTGGCGCGTTCGGGCTGGGGGATGAGGCATTCGCCCCCCAACCGCCAGCAATCGCGCGATAAAGCTGAATTGTGGCGGTGCCCTGGGCAACCTTCGTCTGCTCCACCTTGTCGGCATCGGCAAAGGCGTCGAGTTGCGCCTGCAGCACATCGCCCAGCGTCATGCGCCCCGCACGATAGAAGGCCTGCGCCTGATCGACGCGGCGGGCGGACAGGTCGCGGGCCTGCTCAAGCCCGCGCAAACGCGCATCCAGCCCGGTGCGCATGGCATAGGCTGTCTCCACCTCCTCCAGCGCCAGCAGGATGGCGCGATCCTGTCCCGCCAGCGCCGCCTCCAGTTCGCCGTGCCCCGCCGCAATCCGCCCGCGCAGCAATCCGCCGGTGAAGATCGGGACGCTGGCCTTGACGCCCACCAGACCAATCGGGCCGCCAAAACCGGGCAGGCCCGACAGGGCGATATGGCCATCCTGTCCCATGAAACTGATCCCGAAACGCGGCATCAGATCCGCCTTCAGACTTTTCAGCCGGGCGGCCCGCGCGGCAACCATCAGCATGCGGGCGCGCACATCGGGGCGGCGCTCCAGAATGGCCGAGGGGAATTGACCGGCGGGCGGCGGCGGCACGTGAATATTCGCGCCTGCCGCCTGCGCGGGCGGCGTTTCGGGCAAATCTCCGGCCAGCACGGCAAGCCGCCTGCGCCGCGCGTCGATCAGCGACATGAGCGGCGGACGGCCCGCCTCCAGCGAGGCCAGCGCAGCCTGCGCCTTGGTCACGTCCAGCGCCTTGGCCTGCCCCATCCTTTGCCGGGCGGAGAGATAATCGGCCAAAAGCCGCGCCGATGCGATGCTTTGATCGAGGATCGCCAGACGGCGGCGCAGCCCTTGCCACTGCTGATAATTTTCGACGACATCGCCGATCACGGTCAGCGCAACGCCATGGGCCAGCCATTGCGCGCTGTCGGCAAGAGCCTTGGCGGCTTCGGCATCAGCGTGGCGGCCGCCGAAGACATCCGGCTCCCATTGCGCGCCAAGGCCGACAAGATAGCCCCCGCCCGTGTTCCCTTCGGAAAAAGGCGCAAGGAGCGAGCCCAGAGCGCCATCGGCCCCGGTATCGGCCAGCGTTCCCCATGCCGCGCCATTGGCCGCGACGGTGGGGTAGAGCGCGGCCTCCGACACGGAGACGAGCGCCCTTGCCGCGCGGACATGGGCCTGCGCCACGCGAATGTCGGCATTGGCGGCCAGCGCCTTTTCGACCAGCGCGTTCAAGGCGGGATCGCCCCATAGCGTCCACCACCGATCCTGCGCGCCCGCCGATGGCAGACCGGCCTCGGGCGCGGCAAGGCGCGCGGGCGGGGAAACCATCGCCTGAGGCGGGGCGAGAGGTGGCGAGGAGGCGCAAGCCGTCAGCACCAGCGCCGCGCCCGCCGCCAGCAACGCGTGCGGGGTCATCCTTGGGCCCATATGCATGATTTTTGCCTTCATCCCTGACGCTCCAGCATCGAACGGAAGCGCTGCACCGCAAGGGCAACAAACAGCACGCCCCAGCCGCAGATCATGGCCAGTTCGGGCCATACGGTGGCCGCCTGCGCGCCGCGATAGAGCACCGCCTGCGAAAGGCTGACAAACTGGGTCGTGGGCAGCAGTCTGGCCACGATCTGGACGGCGGGCGGCATGCTCTCAAGCGGCGTGGCGGCGCCGGAGAGCAGATAGGCGATGGCATAGACCGGCACGGCAAACAGGCCGAATTGCGGCATGCTGGGCGCCAGCGTCGCCATCCACATGCCCAGCGACGTCACCGAAAAGAGATAGAGCACCATCGCGCCCGCAAAGAGCGCCAGGGAACCCGCCAGCGGCACGGCCAGAACCCCGTGCACCACAAACCACAGCGACGCGATCGAGGCCAGCAAGATGACCAGACCATTGGCCAAAATCTTGGAAAAGGCGATTTCACTGGCGCGGACGGGCATGACCAGCAGATGTTCGATCGTGCCATGCTCGCGCTCGCGAATGACCGCCGCGCCGACAAGGATGATCGAGAGCACCGTCACATTGGTCACGATCTGCATCACCGAACTGTACCAGGCCGATTGCGAATTGGGGTTAAAGAAGATCTGGCTGGTCACGGTGAGGGGCAGAGCCGCCAGCAGGCCGCGCGCGTTGAGGAAATCGAGCGTCTCGGAAGCAAAGATCCGCTGGAAATCGACAGCCCCCAGCCCGGCCTGCGTCATGGCGGTGGCATCGACCAGAATCTGAACCGCCGGGCTGCGCCGGGCCAGCACATCGGCCTGAAAGCGCGGCGGGATCTCAATCACGAAAATATAGCGGCCCCGGTCCATCGCGGCGGAGACATCCTCGCGCGCAATATCGACCGGCGGCTTGAAATAGGGCGGCCGCACCGCATCGCGCAGGCGACGCGACAATTCGCTGTGGTCATCGTCCACGATGGCGACCGAGGCATTGGACACCTCGGCCTTGAGCCCGGTGGCGACGAGCTGGATGGCAACGGTAAAGGCAAAGACGATCAGCGCCATCAGCGTCACATCCTTGAGAACGCTGCGCAGTTCCTTGACGCCGAGCAACCAGACGTTGATCAGCCAGCGTTTCATACCTCCTGCTTTCCCAGCATCAGCCGCGAGGCCATGATGACGGTGAGGGCAAACAGCCCCAGCGCCAGATAGGCCGTGTCGAAGCTGGCCAGGCCAAGGCCCTTGGTGAAGGTTCCCAGACTGATGATCTGAAACCACGAGGAGGGAAAGATGACGCCGATCCAATAGCTGCCGTCGAGCAGCGTCGAGACCGGATAGAGCAGGCCCGAAAAATTCACCGAAGGGATGAGGCAGATCAGCGCCGTGGCGAAAATCGCGGCGACCTGTGTGTGGACAAGCGTGGAGATCATCATGCCAAGCCCGGTGGAGGCCAGCACGAACAGCAGCGCGCCCAAGGTCAGCGCCAGCAGGGAACCCTTGAGCGGGACACCCAGAACGGTCACGATCAGCGCCACAAGGCTGGCATAGCTGACCATGGCCAGAGCGACATAGGGCACCTGTTTGCCGATCAGAAACGCCCCGGCCCCCGCGGGCGAGGCATAGAGGTTGATAATCGAGCCGATCTCCTTTTCGCGCACGATGGCCAGCGCGGTCAGCATCGCGGGGATCAGGATCATCGTCAGCATCAGCACGCCCGGCGTGATCGCATAGATGCTGCGAAAATCCTGATTGTAGATAAAACGAGGCTCAATCGAAGCGGGCATCGCCAGAGCGGTGGAGGCCGCCCCCAACCGGTCGAGCGAATAGGACAGGATGATTGCGTCGGCATAGCCCTGGATATTGGCGGCCAGAAAGGGGCTGGCGCCATCAATGAAAACCCCCAGATCCGACTTTCGCCCCGCAGCCAGATCGCGGCCAAAGCCGGGGGGAATATCCAGCACCATCTGGACGCTCCCCTCACGCAGGCGAACATGCGCGTCCTCCTCGCCGGCGATGGGTGGGCTTTCCACGAAATAGCGTGAGCCTTCAAACCGGCGGATCAGATCGCGGCTGGTCGCACTCTGATCATGGTCGAGCACCGCCATGCGGATGTTCTGCACGTCAAAGGAAATGCTGAAGGCGCAAATGCACAGCAGGATGATCGGTCCCGCCAGCGCAAAGCCCATGCGGATGCGGTCACGCGCCAGCTCGGTCGCCTCGCGCCGGGCAAAGGCCCAGGCAAAGCCCAGCCAACCGGCCAATCCGCTTTGCCGGTTGCCTGGCTCGTCCTGCTTCTGCCCGCCGGGGTCCGGGGCCGCGACCGGCGCGGTTGGCGCCGCATTGTCCTCCAGCACCGCAATGAACGCGTCCTCCAGACGCGGCGCATGGTATTGGCGCGTCAGTTCCTCCGGTGTTCCCACCGCCAGCACCCGCCCGCGATCCATCAGCGAAATCCGGTCGCACCGCTCGGCCTCGTTCATGAAATGGGTCGAGACAAAGATCGTCACGCGGTCCTCGCGCGAGAGGCGCAGCAGATGGCCCCAGAACATGTCGCGCGCCGCCGGATCAACGCCCGAGGTCGGCTCGTCAAGGATCAGGATTTCGGGCTTGTGCAGACAGGCCGCCGCCAGTTGCAACCGCTGGCGTATCCCCAGCGGCAGCGCGGCAGGCAGGGCGCGGGCATGATCGAGCAGCGCATATTGCGCCATCACCTCGCTCACCAGCGCCCCCGCCTCGGCCTGCGGCACGCGATAGAGGCGGGCGTGCAGGGCCAGATTCTGCTCGACGGTCAATTCTTCATAGAGCGAGAAGGCCTGCGACATATAGCCGACCCGCATCCGCGTCTGCATGTCTCCGGCGGTGATCGGCCGCCCGAACAGGGTGGCGGTCCCGCTGCTGGCATCGAGCAATCCGGTCAGCATCTTCATGGTCGTCGTCTTGCCGCAGCCGTTCGAGCCGAGGAAGCCGAAGATCTCGCCCCGGCCGATCCAAAAGCTGACATCATCGACCGCGACGAAATCGCCAAAGCGGCGCACCAGGTGCCGGGCTTCTATGGCTGGCCCCTCGCCCCGGTCCTGCCATGGCGCGACATTCATCAATTCGCCCGCAGGCCGCTTCGCCTCGGGCAGCAGGCTGATATAGGCCTGCTCCAGCGTTGCGGCCCCGGTTTGCGCCAGAATGTCGCGCGTCGGCCCCTGCGCGATGATGCGTCCATCGTCCATCGCCACCAGATGATCGAAGCGCTCGGCCTCCTCCATATAGGCGGTCGAGACCAGCACGGTCAGCTCGGGCCGCTCCGCCCGCATGGCATCGACCAGTTCCCAGAACTGTCGCCGCGACAGGGGATCGACGCCCGTTGTCGGCTCGTCCAGAATCAGCAGGTCCGGATCGTGAACCAGCGCGCAGCACAAGCCCAGCTTCTGCTTCATGCCCCCCGAAAGCTTGCCAGCGGGCCGGCCGGGAAAAGGCGCAAGCCCCGTCGCCTCCAGCAGGCGCTGCATATGCGCGCGCCGTTCGGCCCCGCCTAGACCGAACAGGCGGCCGAAAAAGTCGATGTTCTCGGCCACGGACAGTGTGGGGTAGAGATTGCGCCCCAGCCCCTGCGGCATATAGGCGACGCGGGACAGGAAAGCCGAGCGGTCGCCCCGCTGCGCGAGATCAAAGCCCAGCACGCCGACCTTGCCCTGCTGAACCCGCTTCACCCCGGAAATCAGCCCCAGCAGCGTGGATTTGCCCACCCCGTCGGGCCCGACAAAGGCCACCGCCCCGCCGCGCGGCAATTGCAGGCTGACATTGTGGAGCGATGGAACCGGGCCGTAGTGATGGGAAACATCCTCAAGGACAATGGCCATGGCGCCCGGTTCCTGCGCCCCGGTCACGGTCTGGCCGCTCCCAAATCTGGCCCCAAATCCGGCCATGCTTTGGCGGGATCGGTGCGGACAAAACCATCGGCGGTCATCCCCGCTTTCAGCACGCCCGCATACCGCCGCGCCACTTCCACAGGTATCTGCAGCTTCACCCGATAGGAGAGATTGTCGCGCTCATTGGCTGTTTCGACATATTTGGGCGTGAACTGCGCCTCGGGCGAGACAAAGCTGATGCGGGCGGGCAAGGCGCGGGCAAAACCCTGCGGCAGGACGCGCGCCTCATCCCCGATCCGAATGCGCGAGACGACAGTAGAGGGCACGAAGATGGTCAGATAGACATCATCGGGGTTGATGATCGACAGGAGCTTGCCGCCCGGCGCCATCATCGCGCCGGGCTCCACGATGCGATATTCCACCCGGCCCGGCCCCGGCGTGCGGATATGCAGATCGGCGCGTATGGCCGAGACAAGCCGGATCTGGGCATCGGCCTGCGCAATCGCGCCACGCGCCTCGCCGATGGCGCCGCTTGCCGCCTCAAGGCCACCGCTCTCGCCCGCCAGTGCCAGATTGCGCTGTTTCAGCTCCACATCGGACACCATTTCGCGCGCATGAAGGCTCGCGGTTTCCGACCAGTTGAGCCGGGCGAGTTCGGCCTGACTGCGATGCGCCGCCCTTTCGCCCTGCGCGCGGGCAAGACCGCCCAAGGCCCTTTCGCGCGAGGCTCTGGCCGCATCAAGTTGGGCCAGTACATCGGCATCGTCCTGCTCGGCCACGATCTGCCCCGCCTGAACCATATCGCCTTCGCGGACCGTCAAAGAGGTCAGCCGCCCGGGATATTTCACCGCAATATCGGTCCGGGTCATCTCGATCCGGCCATTGCTGCGCAGGACCCATGCGGGAAGCGCGGCCCGATCCATGAAATGATGCCACGCCCAATAAGCCCCGGCCGCCAGCGCCAGCAGGACCACCCCGGCCATAATGCCACGGGGCTTCATCTGCCGCCCCTGTGGCCGCGAACCGTCAATGCGAGAGCACCAGCACATTGCATAACCATCGGGCTCCTGAGCCGGAAGGAAAATGAAGGGCGATTACGGCCCGTCGGAATGTTCTGATTTTCAAATTACGACGCGCCATCGTCGGCCATGACCCAGCCGACTCCGGAACAATCGCCTCTCTCATGGCGAGATCAACAAAAAATTGAACGGACTGTCAAGTTTTCTATATATCGGATCCAAAACGTTTGTTCCGAACAAAAGGGGATTGGCAAGGCTTTGCGGGCATCACCGGCGGCGCAAGATGGACCATGGTCGAAGCCGCACAGCCAAGTCGCAGCGACAAGCCCGGCGCCACGGCGATCCGGCACGAACAGCCATGCCCGCGACATTGCGGTGGTTTGCCGACAGAAACCTGCTAATCGCCGTGCCATGTCAAATACGCACAGGCTTGCCGGCACCGTCGAAGTGGACGGGCTTAACTATGATTGGGAACTTCGACGCGAGCCGCATTGGAGCGAGTTTGAAGGATGGAAGGGCATGGCCGTCGCCCTGCTCCAGCACGACGGCCAGCGTGGGGCCATCCTGGAATTTCCCCCACCCAAACGCTTGCTCAAAGGTTTGCCGCCCAGCCGCCTGCAAATCAGCGACGCTCTTGTATCGCGGGGCATCCGCGCCGCCTTGACGGCTGGGTGGGAGCCGATGTCGCGTGGAAAGCCGATAGTGTTCGTCGTCGATGCGGACGGCAATTAAGCGCCCTCCACCAACCCCACGCCTTCCCATGCGCGAATTGCGGGCTTTGTCCAGACTGCGAATCTGTGGCGGTATGCTGCAGTGAAAAGAGGTGTTTTGCGCTGTTGGCTTGCCGCAAAACACCTCTGATCGATCATGACTGCCTACTTCAGCTTCGGCTTCTGGCGCGAAGTGATGGTGGGCGTGACCAATTCCTGCCCGGTTCCATCATCCACCACCACATCGCGGCGATAGGACAAAACGCCGGGAAATCTGCCCAGTCGGCCGAGGAAAAGGCCATAATAATTGTTGATCTTGCCATGCGCGCGAAATGCCGGACGCTCCGCTTTCCAGCCTTCAGGCAAACCGCTCACGCCCGAAATTTCGCCATTCTTGAGGTTGGCCATCGCCTTTTCCGTCAACATGGCCGCCTGTCCCGGCAATTTCGGGATGGCCGGGTCGGCTTGGGTTTTGAAGGCCAATTGGTTGCCAAGGTCGGTAATCACGCCCGGTTTCACGTCAAATTCAACCGTGCCCATGCACATGCACGTGCCGCCGACAACCAGCCCTGCCGGATCGCGCATCACCGGGCCATAATAAACATACGTCCCCGGCTTGACCGCCTCCAGATAGGTGAACACGCCATCTTCCTTTGAATAGATGAACATGTTTCCGATACCGGCAAGATCGCGCAACTCCGGCGGCGTAACCGACAGGCTGCTTTCGGTCGGCTCTTCGGGTTTTTTCGGAATGGGGGTCTTGTTGGCCTGCGCCGCTTTTACGCCATCATTCCAATCGGCCAAAGCCGAAGCGTAGCGCTTCCTGGCTTTTTCAAGCTCTTTTGCCAGTTCGGCCTGATAGGCTTCATGGGTGGCGCTGTCAGGAATGCGCAGGAAGGATGCAAACATACGCTCATTCGCCGAAATCGCGATATAACCGTTTTCATGATCCAGTTTCTGTGAACCGGCCACCAATCTTGTCTTTTCAACGGCATAAGGCAGCTTTGCCGGCCCGGCAAGACAGGGGCCGGCCATCAATGCCCCAGCCATCGCCGCAGTGATCATGCGCGCCATCATTGGTCCAATTCCTTTGCCTTGGGTTTGGGGCCAGAGGCAACCATTGCCTGCTGGGTCAATGCGGCAAGGCGCACCTCCTCTTTCTTGCGCCCCAACCCTTCTTCAAAATGAAAGGCTTCCCAAAGCTCGCGGCTGAGTCCGTAGCGCTGATAACCCTTCCACCCCATGCAGCGGCGCATATTGATGCGATATTGCTGTCGCCGCGCGGCCGAACCAAAGATGGCATCAGCCGCCGCAGCGCCGATTGCGCCGCCAACGCCCCCGGCCAGACCGCCATATTGCGATATCATTTGCGATTGCATGGCATCATTTGCGCCCAAATAGATGCTCGATCCGCTGGATAGGGCGTCGCATTCCTGAACGTCCTGCCGGGCCTGCTCAAAATCCGTGGCGTCGCGGTGAAAATAGAAATATTTATCATAAGCTGCCGTAATTTCAGGCGTTTCTGCAAATTCCAGCTTGGGCATGGCGGGCAGACCGGACGGCGTATCCGCCAGGGCTCCAACCGGGGATGCAAGCAACCCGATTGCCAGGGCAATCGGGCATAGTTGGTATAACTTCATGAAAGGCCCCCCTTAATTCTTTGGGCAATTTAGGCCGAAGGAATCAAGCGCGGCAAGATCATTGCATGAGACTGCGCGTGTTATGCCCAATTATTAATAGAGACTAAGAGTAATCCCTTATAATACCCGCGTTATGGAAAAGGCGTCCCCTTGGTGGCCAGATGGGAGAGGACGCGATCGGCATGGACGGTCTCCGTCAACAGCTTGCTGCCCATCGTAAAGCCCAATTTGCGATAGCTTTCCCATTGCGCTTCATCGAAAAACTGGTCGAGTGTGCTCTGCTGGGGGAAATTCGGGTTGCGCCGCCCATAGCCGAGCACATCCTCGGGCACGCCATCAAACAGGCATGGTTTCATCCACAGGATATGCCCTTTCCAATTCGGGTCGCTGCAATCGACCACCTTGAGCAGCAGGCAGAATGCCTTTTGCGAGGCAGGAGCCGATGGGCCGAGCGGCGCCCTTGCCAAAAGCCCGTCACGCCAATCCCCGCTGTCGGTGTTGAGGAAAAGTTGCGCACCAGCGGCATCCATGATCCTGGCCACCTCGGAATGGCTGGGGACGCTGATTTCCATCCCCAAATCGATCCGCGCCTTGCGGATCAGGTTTTCCATATCCTCAAACGCGCATGCATGGTCCTGACCATTGTCGCACACAAGGATCGTCGGAACCTTGCGCCGCAACATTTCATAGGCGCCGGTGTTTTCGAAATGGCCGCCATCGGAAATGTTGACGTAATCGCCGCTGCGAAAATACATGCCGAACATTTCCAGCAGAAGATGGGTGTAGGTCGGCAGGATGCGCCGCCTCAACCAAGTCCGGATGGCATTGGGCGCCATATACCGCGGCAAGGATTGAGCCAGCGCATCGCGCACATGCCACCAATATCCCAGCCGGATATTGGCAAAGACCAGCATCAGCGAGCCGCCCAGCGTGGTATTCATCCCCATCCCGCTGGAAAAGGCGGCGCCGGAAATCGCGCATAGCTGGCCTACGCTCAATGCCTCCGCCTGATCCAGTTCCTTCCACGAAATGGCCGCGTCCTGCCTTGTTCTGGCGGCCAGAAAGGCGCCTTCGGGCGCAAAGACCAGCGGCACACCTTTCCGGTCCCGTTCCAGCAACTGCGATCGGGTCGGGCTTACCGTTTCGTTCAGCGTCGTGTTGACCAGATGAAAAGGCGCGAAGGTCTGGTTGCTCATGGCCGCATGTTGATAGGCGGCCATCGGGATCTGATCGCCCGGATCACTGTCGGTCGGACCGCTGCTCTTGTTGCGCAGGCGCACCACATTGCCTGCGCCCAGAAATGCCCGCGTCAAGCGCGTACCGTAAAGACCATGGAGCGAACTGAGATTGAGGAAGGCCGGAAACGAACCGGTGATGAAGAACATCACGCTGATCATCAGCCACGTCCAAAACATCGAGTTAAAATAGGGGGGCGAGGACGACCATACGTAATTATCAGTTTTACTTTCCCAATAGATGGACTGGGTCCACCCCGGCCCGTCAAAAGCAAGAGCCTGAACCCCCACATCCACGGCAATGGCCAACAAAGCATAAAGCAGGATCGCCGCGACCAGGGCGATGTTCCAGATCTGCCTGCCCAGAAAAGCGGCCAGCCGCCCGTCGCCAAACCATTTCGGCGCCTTGGCCACGATGGTCGAGGCAACAGGGGCAAGCACCAGCATGCCAGCACCCGCCCATCCCTGTCCGCCCGAGCCAAAGCTGTAGGCCGCGCGGCCCAACGCGCCCAGCACCACCAGCAACAGCCCGATGGTGGACCACAGCAAGAGCAGAGAGAGCGAGCGGGTCAAACGCCTGCGGATTTCCACGATCAGCGGGGCGATCCCATCGGTGCTTTGGGCGTTGCCGTCATCCTTGAATTGGGGATCGGCGGAGGGCAGGTAATGGCTGTCGATGCGCAGCACCAACAGCAATTGGGTCAGCGAACTTACCGCCATCACGCCTAAAACCACGCTGGAGGCCAACTGCCAATGCGCCTGCACCGCTTTCCCGCTCAACACGCCGGCAGGAGAAAACGCCCATGCCGGTATGCCCGTAATCAACGCCAGCACGACGCAATTGGCATTCAGTCGCCAACGACTGGGCGCTCCTTTCGCCTTGATCAGGAAGAAATAGTGCGTCGCGCCCCGCTCCGCCCAGATAGTCAGCCAATAAGCTTCGGCAAAAACCGCACACAGAGCATAGCCAAACAACGGCAGAACAACCAGAGGACTGACCGACCAGCGAAAGTAATGCTTGCCATCAACCTCCGTACAGGCCGAAGCGCAATCCTTCACCATATGCCCTGTAAAGCTGAACAGATCAGCGGTATTCGACCTCCAATGATAGATGATCGTGGTCAACGCCGTGCTGGTGGCAAACAACATTGCCAAAGCGGCAATGATGACGAACATTAATCCCGACCAGTTGCGGATAAAATAGGTTATCGCGGCCTGATAATCCGATGGCCCATTGGGCGCCATATAACGGCTGTGTTGGCGCAGCCACCACAAGGGATGGCGGATCCTGCCC
Encoded proteins:
- a CDS encoding efflux transporter outer membrane subunit yields the protein MTPHALLAAGAALVLTACASSPPLAPPQAMVSPPARLAAPEAGLPSAGAQDRWWTLWGDPALNALVEKALAANADIRVAQAHVRAARALVSVSEAALYPTVAANGAAWGTLADTGADGALGSLLAPFSEGNTGGGYLVGLGAQWEPDVFGGRHADAEAAKALADSAQWLAHGVALTVIGDVVENYQQWQGLRRRLAILDQSIASARLLADYLSARQRMGQAKALDVTKAQAALASLEAGRPPLMSLIDARRRRLAVLAGDLPETPPAQAAGANIHVPPPPAGQFPSAILERRPDVRARMLMVAARAARLKSLKADLMPRFGISFMGQDGHIALSGLPGFGGPIGLVGVKASVPIFTGGLLRGRIAAGHGELEAALAGQDRAILLALEEVETAYAMRTGLDARLRGLEQARDLSARRVDQAQAFYRAGRMTLGDVLQAQLDAFADADKVEQTKVAQGTATIQLYRAIAGGWGANASSPSPNAPKGVHP
- a CDS encoding ABC transporter permease codes for the protein MKRWLINVWLLGVKELRSVLKDVTLMALIVFAFTVAIQLVATGLKAEVSNASVAIVDDDHSELSRRLRDAVRPPYFKPPVDIAREDVSAAMDRGRYIFVIEIPPRFQADVLARRSPAVQILVDATAMTQAGLGAVDFQRIFASETLDFLNARGLLAALPLTVTSQIFFNPNSQSAWYSSVMQIVTNVTVLSIILVGAAVIREREHGTIEHLLVMPVRASEIAFSKILANGLVILLASIASLWFVVHGVLAVPLAGSLALFAGAMVLYLFSVTSLGMWMATLAPSMPQFGLFAVPVYAIAYLLSGAATPLESMPPAVQIVARLLPTTQFVSLSQAVLYRGAQAATVWPELAMICGWGVLFVALAVQRFRSMLERQG
- the rbbA gene encoding ribosome-associated ATPase/putative transporter RbbA, producing the protein MAIVLEDVSHHYGPVPSLHNVSLQLPRGGAVAFVGPDGVGKSTLLGLISGVKRVQQGKVGVLGFDLAQRGDRSAFLSRVAYMPQGLGRNLYPTLSVAENIDFFGRLFGLGGAERRAHMQRLLEATGLAPFPGRPAGKLSGGMKQKLGLCCALVHDPDLLILDEPTTGVDPLSRRQFWELVDAMRAERPELTVLVSTAYMEEAERFDHLVAMDDGRIIAQGPTRDILAQTGAATLEQAYISLLPEAKRPAGELMNVAPWQDRGEGPAIEARHLVRRFGDFVAVDDVSFWIGRGEIFGFLGSNGCGKTTTMKMLTGLLDASSGTATLFGRPITAGDMQTRMRVGYMSQAFSLYEELTVEQNLALHARLYRVPQAEAGALVSEVMAQYALLDHARALPAALPLGIRQRLQLAAACLHKPEILILDEPTSGVDPAARDMFWGHLLRLSREDRVTIFVSTHFMNEAERCDRISLMDRGRVLAVGTPEELTRQYHAPRLEDAFIAVLEDNAAPTAPVAAPDPGGQKQDEPGNRQSGLAGWLGFAWAFARREATELARDRIRMGFALAGPIILLCICAFSISFDVQNIRMAVLDHDQSATSRDLIRRFEGSRYFVESPPIAGEEDAHVRLREGSVQMVLDIPPGFGRDLAAGRKSDLGVFIDGASPFLAANIQGYADAIILSYSLDRLGAASTALAMPASIEPRFIYNQDFRSIYAITPGVLMLTMILIPAMLTALAIVREKEIGSIINLYASPAGAGAFLIGKQVPYVALAMVSYASLVALIVTVLGVPLKGSLLALTLGALLFVLASTGLGMMISTLVHTQVAAIFATALICLIPSVNFSGLLYPVSTLLDGSYWIGVIFPSSWFQIISLGTFTKGLGLASFDTAYLALGLFALTVIMASRLMLGKQEV
- a CDS encoding HlyD family secretion protein, whose amino-acid sequence is MKPRGIMAGVVLLALAAGAYWAWHHFMDRAALPAWVLRSNGRIEMTRTDIAVKYPGRLTSLTVREGDMVQAGQIVAEQDDADVLAQLDAARASRERALGGLARAQGERAAHRSQAELARLNWSETASLHAREMVSDVELKQRNLALAGESGGLEAASGAIGEARGAIAQADAQIRLVSAIRADLHIRTPGPGRVEYRIVEPGAMMAPGGKLLSIINPDDVYLTIFVPSTVVSRIRIGDEARVLPQGFARALPARISFVSPEAQFTPKYVETANERDNLSYRVKLQIPVEVARRYAGVLKAGMTADGFVRTDPAKAWPDLGPDLGAARP